The Dethiosulfovibrio peptidovorans DSM 11002 genome has a window encoding:
- the cmr4 gene encoding type III-B CRISPR module RAMP protein Cmr4 — MKDKTSKSYWIHALSPLHVGSGRGVGHIDLPIAREKVTNWPYIPGSALKGVIADHHDASAGKGREDCAKKKAAFGTAGDDSSNAGALVFSDARIVCLPVQSLYGTFAWCTSPMVLRQLIRDLTGIVPGLEDLKVPSLSGEKALASKKTVLGDDTLYLQDLDVPMEGCDYVGKWAEFLAGQVFPEDEGWRGEFDKRFVVLSDEVFNYLSEMGTQVDARIRIDPENGVVATGGLWYEEALPAEAVLAGMVWCDKVTVKGVSEDELVKGFCSGKLCLQVGGKATVGRGRVSLSFQEE; from the coding sequence ATGAAAGATAAAACATCCAAAAGTTACTGGATCCATGCCCTTTCCCCGCTTCACGTAGGTTCAGGCAGAGGAGTGGGCCATATAGACCTGCCCATCGCCAGGGAAAAGGTAACAAACTGGCCCTACATCCCGGGTAGCGCACTCAAAGGTGTGATAGCCGATCATCACGATGCCTCCGCCGGAAAGGGCCGAGAGGATTGTGCCAAGAAGAAAGCCGCTTTCGGCACCGCCGGAGACGATAGCTCCAACGCCGGAGCGCTGGTCTTCTCCGACGCCCGAATAGTCTGTTTGCCGGTTCAGAGCCTATACGGAACCTTCGCCTGGTGTACGTCTCCAATGGTTTTGAGACAGCTTATCAGGGATCTGACCGGAATAGTCCCGGGCCTGGAGGATCTGAAAGTCCCCTCCCTGTCCGGCGAAAAGGCCCTTGCCTCCAAGAAGACCGTTCTCGGCGACGATACCCTCTACCTTCAGGATCTGGACGTCCCCATGGAGGGCTGCGACTACGTGGGCAAATGGGCGGAGTTCCTGGCGGGACAGGTCTTTCCGGAGGACGAAGGTTGGCGTGGTGAGTTTGACAAACGGTTCGTCGTCCTGTCCGACGAGGTGTTCAACTACCTTTCGGAGATGGGAACCCAGGTCGACGCAAGGATCCGCATCGATCCCGAAAACGGCGTGGTCGCCACCGGTGGGCTTTGGTACGAGGAGGCCCTTCCCGCAGAGGCTGTTCTGGCCGGTATGGTGTGGTGCGATAAGGTGACAGTAAAGGGAGTCTCCGAGGACGAGCTAGTCAAGGGGTTCTGTTCCGGCAAGCTGTGCCTTCAGGTCGGAGGAAAGGCCACAGTGGGCAGAGGCAGGGTATCCCTGTCCTTCCAGGAAGAGTAG
- the cmr1 gene encoding type III-B CRISPR module RAMP protein Cmr1 — protein MRSIGSKPPAKPESNLGDGTFEETYRISVVTPMFGGGVKAGEVDGKHPVRGTAIRGHLRFWWRATCGRKFSSSQELYHRESQIWGDTEKASPVRISVSKHTSIETKAVDRFKNFGPEQYALFSAKQNGQEVATEGLSFDLNVSAPDYIDGYQDIKKTTPIKVSVRDEVLCALRAWLSFGGIGSRTRRGLGALHNDGTDLGEDYLSNCLSDGVFASVLISNPKGGAMAAWRDSVEVYRSFRQGFRGAIHEKVLNNGKVLHVPGRTFWPEADAIRDITGCSTPKHSEPIVPNVARRSFPRAHLGLPIIFQFVDGDKNRARSDRDPSPTTIKPSGAERMSSPIITRPIFVDGSWRSGLFLLPPPFLRALDLSGKWVSHGRSEEFKDSVETSLEDTKAMNCKPMGGKNVFDAFMAYAKSQGFQEVSR, from the coding sequence ATGCGCTCTATAGGAAGTAAGCCTCCGGCCAAACCTGAAAGCAACCTTGGCGACGGAACGTTCGAGGAGACATACCGTATCTCGGTGGTAACCCCGATGTTCGGCGGAGGGGTTAAAGCGGGAGAGGTAGACGGGAAACACCCTGTTCGGGGAACGGCGATTCGAGGGCACCTTCGTTTCTGGTGGAGGGCGACCTGTGGCAGAAAGTTCAGCTCCTCCCAGGAGCTTTACCACAGGGAGTCCCAGATATGGGGGGATACGGAAAAAGCCAGCCCGGTGAGGATATCGGTATCAAAACACACTTCAATTGAAACTAAGGCTGTCGATCGGTTTAAAAATTTTGGCCCAGAGCAGTATGCCTTATTCTCCGCCAAGCAGAACGGACAGGAAGTTGCTACTGAAGGGCTTTCTTTCGATTTGAACGTCTCCGCTCCAGACTATATCGATGGATATCAGGATATAAAGAAAACTACTCCGATAAAGGTGTCTGTTAGAGATGAGGTCTTGTGTGCGTTGCGAGCCTGGCTTTCCTTTGGTGGAATAGGTAGCCGTACCAGGAGAGGTCTTGGAGCTTTGCATAACGATGGGACTGATCTGGGAGAGGACTATCTCTCAAATTGCTTGTCTGATGGCGTGTTTGCTAGCGTGTTGATATCAAATCCTAAGGGAGGAGCCATGGCAGCTTGGAGAGATTCAGTTGAGGTTTATCGATCCTTCAGGCAGGGTTTTAGAGGGGCTATTCATGAGAAAGTATTAAATAATGGCAAGGTGCTTCATGTTCCAGGTCGTACTTTTTGGCCGGAGGCCGATGCTATAAGAGATATTACCGGTTGCTCTACCCCAAAACACTCCGAGCCGATAGTCCCCAATGTCGCACGGAGGTCTTTCCCGAGGGCTCATCTCGGCCTGCCTATTATTTTCCAATTCGTTGATGGGGATAAAAATCGGGCTCGTTCGGATAGGGATCCTTCCCCAACAACCATAAAACCATCGGGTGCGGAGAGAATGTCCAGCCCCATTATCACTAGACCCATTTTTGTGGATGGTTCATGGCGTTCGGGCTTGTTTTTATTACCTCCTCCTTTTCTTAGGGCGTTGGATTTGTCTGGGAAGTGGGTAAGTCATGGCCGAAGTGAGGAGTTTAAGGATAGCGTGGAGACTTCTCTGGAGGATACAAAGGCCATGAACTGCAAGCCTATGGGAGGTAAGAACGTATTTGATGCCTTCATGGCCTACGCCAAATCTCAAGGTTTTCAGGAGGTGTCCCGATGA
- the cmr6 gene encoding type III-B CRISPR module RAMP protein Cmr6: MKAMREAIAGLDRSKISHGGLFLQRYLPEQKNSDQGDPAVWDAYFDLASNTIGKGDLYRTAFSRWERSWAGEGGTVSINKFKVKDRLVCGLGGASPTETGLTLHHTYGTPVIPGSSIKGVAAHYCHKIWGEADDSFKEGGEAHSVIFGTTEDQGHIIFHDALIEPLGRKVCRDIMTPHHQDYYGDKGGSAPTDFDSPVPVSFLSVSGSFQVVIECDDPSEEGQEWLRLATELVKEALDKWGVGGKTSSGYGKLNWEGELLPPEPPKEDPLAEGKTVTVRRIPSTNKKKADRLEFSLVEDGEVVRFEDKSAACLADSDFQATMKEAVEMGQDITVEVAKNDLKAKPPRLYVKPLDLPS, encoded by the coding sequence ATGAAAGCCATGAGGGAAGCGATCGCCGGACTTGACCGGTCGAAAATCTCCCACGGAGGGCTCTTTCTCCAGCGTTATCTTCCGGAACAGAAAAACTCCGATCAGGGAGATCCTGCGGTGTGGGATGCTTACTTCGATCTGGCGTCGAACACGATAGGCAAGGGGGACCTCTACAGAACCGCCTTCTCCCGCTGGGAGAGGTCCTGGGCCGGAGAGGGCGGGACGGTCTCCATAAACAAGTTCAAGGTTAAAGACAGACTGGTCTGCGGGCTAGGAGGAGCCAGCCCCACCGAGACGGGGCTCACCCTTCACCACACCTACGGCACGCCGGTTATACCGGGAAGCTCCATCAAAGGTGTGGCAGCTCACTACTGTCACAAGATCTGGGGCGAGGCGGACGACTCTTTCAAAGAAGGGGGAGAGGCCCACTCGGTCATATTCGGGACCACCGAGGACCAGGGGCACATAATCTTTCACGATGCCCTCATAGAGCCTCTGGGACGGAAGGTCTGTAGGGACATAATGACCCCTCATCATCAAGATTACTACGGAGATAAAGGGGGATCCGCCCCGACGGACTTCGATTCTCCTGTCCCGGTATCCTTCCTGTCGGTGTCCGGTTCCTTTCAGGTGGTCATAGAGTGCGACGATCCGTCAGAGGAAGGCCAGGAGTGGCTGAGGCTGGCAACCGAGCTGGTTAAAGAGGCGCTGGACAAGTGGGGTGTAGGAGGAAAGACCTCCAGTGGCTACGGAAAGCTCAACTGGGAGGGCGAACTTCTCCCTCCCGAGCCTCCGAAGGAAGATCCTCTAGCCGAAGGCAAGACGGTAACGGTCCGCAGGATCCCCTCTACCAACAAGAAAAAGGCCGACAGGCTCGAGTTCTCCCTGGTAGAGGACGGCGAGGTAGTCCGATTTGAGGATAAATCGGCGGCCTGCCTGGCAGACAGTGATTTTCAGGCTACGATGAAGGAGGCAGTGGAGATGGGGCAGGATATAACGGTGGAGGTCGCCAAAAACGACCTAAAGGCCAAGCCTCCCAGGCTTTACGTCAAGCCCTTGGATCTCCCTTCCTGA
- the cmr3 gene encoding type III-B CRISPR module-associated protein Cmr3: MISTIRIIPKDPLIARDGRPFSFGNRMHSLDWPKPSTVAGSLRTMIGKLAGGSFDKKMVDGLKAMTILGPLPLESSSNGDFLFFPAPKDILVQKDNAAEKKGPFMLRPRRVEDRCGSSCGTDLGEEEYLPFMEPEPEESFKPGKIPPFWRSDLMIKWLLAQDVASMPKIDPKDENYKAKGSSPFKDFPRKEDRVHVSIDSQKGTAEDGMLFSTTGLDMREPGMSMSLRVKCETYGEIIGDLSEHHPLGGERRLARWDRSKDEALWSCPDEILDALKGLRPGDGIRMVLGTSAVFEKGWLPGWLDDDKKGKIPGTSVEVRLISAVTSRWEPLSGWSYETKRPKPLSRMVPAGSVYFLELLSEDASELAEVWLEPVSDEKLYKNDGYGLALWGLWK, encoded by the coding sequence ATGATTTCTACGATACGGATAATCCCTAAGGATCCTCTGATAGCCAGAGACGGCAGGCCTTTTTCCTTTGGAAACAGAATGCACTCGCTGGACTGGCCTAAACCATCAACTGTGGCAGGGTCTCTCAGAACCATGATTGGTAAGCTGGCTGGAGGGTCTTTCGACAAAAAAATGGTCGATGGTCTCAAGGCGATGACTATTTTAGGGCCTTTGCCGTTGGAATCCTCTTCTAACGGTGACTTTCTCTTCTTTCCTGCTCCCAAGGATATTCTCGTTCAAAAGGACAATGCTGCCGAAAAGAAAGGTCCGTTTATGTTGAGGCCTCGTCGTGTGGAGGATAGATGCGGTTCCTCTTGTGGGACCGATCTGGGCGAAGAGGAATATCTGCCTTTCATGGAGCCCGAACCTGAAGAGTCGTTCAAGCCTGGTAAGATCCCACCTTTTTGGCGTTCTGATCTTATGATCAAATGGCTTTTGGCCCAGGATGTCGCCTCCATGCCTAAAATTGATCCTAAGGATGAAAATTACAAGGCAAAAGGGAGCTCCCCGTTTAAAGATTTTCCTCGAAAGGAAGACCGTGTTCACGTATCCATAGATTCCCAAAAAGGGACGGCGGAGGACGGTATGTTGTTTTCCACCACGGGACTTGATATGAGAGAGCCGGGAATGTCCATGTCCCTTAGGGTTAAATGTGAGACCTACGGAGAAATAATAGGAGATTTGAGCGAACATCACCCTCTCGGCGGTGAGCGGCGGCTGGCCCGGTGGGATCGGTCGAAAGACGAGGCCCTGTGGAGCTGTCCCGACGAAATTCTAGATGCCCTGAAGGGCCTTAGGCCCGGAGACGGTATCCGCATGGTGCTTGGAACATCGGCGGTCTTCGAAAAAGGATGGCTTCCCGGATGGCTGGACGACGATAAAAAGGGAAAAATTCCTGGAACCTCTGTTGAGGTTCGTCTGATCTCCGCCGTTACGTCCAGATGGGAGCCTCTGTCCGGATGGTCCTACGAGACGAAGCGTCCCAAGCCTTTATCCAGGATGGTCCCGGCTGGAAGCGTCTACTTTCTCGAACTTTTAAGTGAAGATGCCTCGGAACTTGCGGAAGTTTGGCTTGAGCCCGTCAGCGATGAAAAGCTGTACAAAAACGACGGTTACGGACTGGCCTTGTGGGGCCTGTGGAAATAG
- a CDS encoding PP2C family serine/threonine-protein phosphatase: MGYSITLKLWNGAHARAIGRDHVKNGTPCQDRTGLVRRKGVICASLADGAGSRPLSHIGAEAAVEAAGRSLTDRFDELSKFKKNKAVEALYQDLLRAVKAAADRAGLSLDDMASTLLAVAVRGDRYLACHVGDGAIVQVSKKGARMLSVPEGGEFANQTVFLTGKDGAKSLRLYRGKVYKGTKGFVLMSDGPAASLYRKRNGAFHPARACASMVDWCASAGEKQVSSALELNLSTLIRERTGDDCSLAVLGASIMSPSELARTEDSRRSELLGTNRKNYHCTHMDYLRDLEYRGESVGTKDRAIKLEVARSTVRRHRERLKWEVLNIKEAAE, translated from the coding sequence ATGGGTTATTCGATCACTCTGAAGCTCTGGAACGGCGCTCACGCCAGGGCTATCGGCAGAGACCACGTCAAAAACGGAACGCCCTGTCAGGACAGGACCGGTCTCGTCAGGCGGAAGGGGGTGATATGCGCCTCACTGGCCGACGGGGCCGGATCCCGTCCTCTGTCTCATATTGGGGCCGAGGCAGCAGTGGAGGCGGCGGGAAGATCCTTGACCGATCGTTTCGACGAACTGTCTAAATTCAAAAAGAATAAGGCGGTGGAAGCTCTTTATCAGGACCTTTTGAGAGCGGTGAAGGCGGCGGCAGATAGGGCGGGTTTGTCGCTGGACGATATGGCCTCGACCCTGCTGGCCGTGGCAGTGAGGGGCGACAGATATCTGGCCTGTCACGTAGGGGATGGCGCCATAGTTCAGGTGTCCAAGAAAGGAGCAAGGATGCTCAGCGTTCCTGAAGGAGGCGAGTTCGCCAATCAGACCGTTTTTCTGACGGGAAAAGACGGGGCTAAAAGCCTGCGTCTCTACAGAGGAAAAGTATACAAGGGAACCAAGGGATTCGTTCTAATGTCCGACGGCCCGGCGGCCTCGCTTTACAGAAAGAGAAACGGAGCTTTTCATCCAGCCAGGGCCTGCGCCTCCATGGTCGATTGGTGTGCCTCCGCCGGAGAGAAACAGGTTTCATCGGCGTTGGAGCTCAATCTGTCTACATTGATAAGGGAGAGAACTGGCGACGATTGCAGTCTGGCAGTGTTAGGAGCTTCCATCATGTCTCCGTCGGAGCTGGCGCGAACAGAGGACTCCAGGCGGTCGGAACTCTTGGGAACGAACAGGAAAAACTATCACTGTACCCATATGGATTATCTTAGAGACCTGGAATATCGGGGCGAATCCGTGGGAACCAAGGATAGGGCCATAAAGCTCGAGGTGGCCAGGTCCACGGTAAGAAGGCATAGGGAAAGGCTTAAATGGGAAGTACTGAATATAAAGGAGGCGGCCGAGTGA
- the cas10 gene encoding type III-B CRISPR-associated protein Cas10/Cmr2, which translates to MSGYLINISIGPVQPFIAAARRTRDLWFGSRLLSEICMETARSVRENGGVLIFPQKDSLNVSDGRDPNVANVILAELPNGDPKEVVRQAREKALSVLKGYGDQVLGEYGELVNRDFWDDQIEQALEFFSVWVPYDGKSNYKDARDKVGRLMGARKNCRDFYQPGDPDKRQVEKSSLDGRNESVFKDRQLVEKVLKSDISKRLTLRLKSSEQLDALGLIKRVASPIDDSKKTFLSVDDFAASSWIEKAKRLAPEEYGKFEEALSKVKGLLQGEAAFPSRILELQDEMKEDLSEIKECREKLAKKIGEPNPYFAILKADGDKMGAAISSINDPEGHRVFSSDLAGFANEAHKILNKKDKERVIKRCIYAGGDDVLAFLPLDSCIECAKALAEAFEKSFEKSRGYFPSDRAPSLSVGIAVGHFLEPLEDLLRFADEAETLAKEPDRNGLAVVVRSRGNAPIAFRERWDQYRGGSPVDVRLRCWAELFEDETISSRFPYELRSMVDFYRNWKDSKILEKAIPADIKRVLGKKRFPDGTLKPMDEVLEKRIESVTSVEKLESLVSELLIARHLGTGQEEDRS; encoded by the coding sequence ATGAGCGGCTATCTGATTAACATATCCATCGGTCCCGTCCAGCCCTTTATCGCAGCCGCCAGGAGAACAAGGGACCTGTGGTTCGGATCCCGGCTCCTTTCGGAGATCTGTATGGAGACCGCCCGATCGGTCAGAGAGAACGGTGGTGTTCTCATTTTCCCCCAAAAGGACTCTCTGAACGTCTCCGACGGCAGAGACCCTAACGTTGCCAACGTCATACTGGCGGAGCTTCCCAATGGAGATCCAAAGGAAGTGGTCCGTCAGGCCAGGGAAAAGGCCCTGTCGGTCCTGAAGGGCTACGGCGACCAGGTTCTTGGAGAGTACGGAGAGCTGGTCAATAGAGATTTCTGGGACGATCAGATAGAACAGGCATTGGAGTTCTTCTCCGTCTGGGTGCCCTATGATGGTAAATCGAATTACAAGGATGCCAGGGACAAGGTGGGCCGCCTAATGGGGGCCAGGAAAAACTGTCGAGATTTTTATCAGCCCGGCGATCCAGATAAGAGACAGGTGGAAAAGTCGTCTTTAGACGGCAGAAACGAGTCGGTTTTTAAAGACAGACAACTCGTGGAGAAGGTCCTTAAGTCCGATATCTCTAAGCGACTGACATTGAGGCTCAAGTCATCGGAACAGCTGGATGCCTTGGGACTTATAAAAAGGGTAGCGAGCCCCATCGATGATTCGAAAAAAACGTTCCTTTCTGTCGATGATTTTGCTGCGTCTTCATGGATTGAAAAAGCCAAGCGACTGGCTCCCGAAGAGTACGGCAAATTTGAGGAAGCGTTGAGTAAGGTAAAAGGTCTCCTGCAGGGGGAGGCCGCCTTCCCGTCCAGAATCCTGGAGCTTCAGGATGAGATGAAAGAAGATCTCTCGGAGATCAAAGAGTGTCGAGAAAAGCTAGCTAAAAAGATCGGCGAGCCCAATCCGTATTTTGCGATCTTAAAAGCCGATGGGGACAAAATGGGTGCTGCCATATCGTCCATAAACGACCCGGAAGGACACAGGGTTTTCTCCTCCGATTTGGCCGGATTCGCCAACGAGGCACACAAGATTCTTAACAAGAAAGACAAAGAAAGGGTTATAAAAAGATGTATCTACGCCGGTGGAGACGATGTGCTGGCGTTCCTGCCTTTGGACAGCTGTATCGAATGTGCTAAGGCCTTGGCGGAGGCTTTCGAGAAGAGTTTTGAGAAAAGCCGCGGTTATTTTCCCAGTGATCGAGCACCTTCCCTCTCCGTCGGCATCGCAGTAGGACACTTTTTAGAACCTCTTGAGGATTTGCTTCGCTTCGCCGACGAGGCTGAGACTCTGGCCAAGGAGCCAGATAGAAACGGTCTGGCAGTGGTCGTTCGCTCCAGGGGCAACGCCCCTATCGCTTTTAGGGAACGGTGGGATCAATATCGTGGTGGTTCTCCCGTCGATGTGAGGCTGCGATGTTGGGCCGAGCTTTTCGAAGACGAGACGATCTCGTCTCGTTTCCCCTACGAACTTCGGAGCATGGTCGATTTCTACCGTAACTGGAAAGACAGCAAGATACTTGAGAAGGCCATCCCCGCGGACATAAAGAGGGTCTTAGGCAAAAAGAGGTTCCCCGACGGTACATTGAAGCCGATGGACGAAGTACTGGAAAAGAGGATAGAGAGCGTGACCTCCGTTGAAAAGCTTGAGAGCCTGGTGTCCGAGCTTCTCATCGCCCGTCACCTCGGGACAGGGCAGGAGGAGGACAGATCATGA
- a CDS encoding type III-B CRISPR module-associated protein Cmr5, which translates to MTVTREQCFAQRAFKAVSDRIDGFGGSDRDKKLKEYKSFVRSFPALIQSCGLAQALAFAISKNHGDVVEDLMATLDHQGNSQDFQESVRTCQLRDYMRKSREAMDAAGWVKRYADGLIEDKE; encoded by the coding sequence ATGACAGTTACCAGAGAACAGTGCTTCGCCCAGAGGGCCTTTAAGGCTGTCAGCGATAGAATCGACGGATTTGGCGGATCCGATAGGGATAAGAAGCTTAAAGAGTACAAGAGCTTCGTTCGATCCTTCCCCGCTCTCATCCAAAGCTGTGGTCTCGCCCAGGCACTGGCCTTCGCCATATCGAAAAATCACGGCGACGTCGTGGAGGACCTGATGGCAACGCTGGATCACCAGGGCAATAGCCAGGACTTTCAGGAATCGGTCAGGACCTGCCAGCTCAGGGACTACATGAGAAAATCCCGGGAGGCCATGGACGCCGCCGGCTGGGTCAAGAGGTACGCCGACGGCCTTATCGAGGACAAGGAGTGA